From Bombyx mori chromosome 26, ASM3026992v2, one genomic window encodes:
- the LOC101735747 gene encoding general transcription factor IIH subunit 3 isoform X3, with amino-acid sequence MADDDVPSDSSLLVVIVDTNPNQRYIIEDPKMLTNVLDAVVAFSNSHLMQKASNELAVIGCHFHKSEYLYPSPGKPLDVRQIDGQYELFTLVEKTIKMRLVNLIKSQPQEEKPGESLLAGALALGLCFIARSRRSAIPGLRTSSRILVVTGSADTAAQYINYMNVFFTAQWVFLPEANERSKLVLPGRGRVDYRAACFCHRELLTIGYVCSVCLSGEFTTLRHFEKAARHENPLVVAAGNYIPDPVDQ; translated from the exons ATGGCAGACGACGATG tgcCCTCCGACAGCAGTCTCCTTGTGGTAATAGTGGACACCAATCCCAATCAAAGATACATAATAGAGGACCCCAAAATGCTCACAAACGTCTTGGATGCTGTAGTAGCATTTAGTAACTCCCATTTAATGCAGAAAGCTAGTAATGAACTTGCAGTAATAGGCTGTCATTTTCATAAAAG TGAATACCTGTATCCAAGTCCTGGTAAACCTCTCGATGTAAGACAAATAGATGGACAGTATGAATTATTTACATTAGTTGAGAAGACCATCAAAATGAG ATTAGTCAATTTAATCAAAAGTCAACCACAAGAAGAGAAACCCGGAGAATCATTGCTGGCCGGCGCTTTGGCACTGGGACTCTGTTTTATTGCCAGA TCTCGACGTAGTGCCATTCCGGGTTTAAGGACTAGCAGCCGTATCCTCGTGGTCACGGGCAGCGCCGACACCGCTGCGCAGTACATCAACTACATGAACGTGTTCTTCACCGCACAG TGGGTTTTCCTGCCGGAAGCCAATGAGAGAAGTAAACTGGTACTGCCGGGGCGGGGCCGCGTGGACTACCGCGCTGCCTGCTTCTGCCACAGGGAACTGCTCACCATCGGCTACGTCTGCTCGGTTTGCTTGAGTGGTGAGTTTACTACTCTCAGgcactttgaaaaggcggcacgacatgagaaccctcttgtcgtggccgctggaaactacatacccgatcctgtagaccagTAG
- the LOC101735747 gene encoding general transcription factor IIH subunit 3 isoform X2, whose protein sequence is MADDDVPSDSSLLVVIVDTNPNQRYIIEDPKMLTNVLDAVVAFSNSHLMQKASNELAVIGCHFHKSEYLYPSPGKPLDVRQIDGQYELFTLVEKTIKMRLVNLIKSQPQEEKPGESLLAGALALGLCFIARSRRSAIPGLRTSSRILVVTGSADTAAQYINYMNVFFTAQKEQVLIDVCSVDKHLSLLQQGCDITGGLYLKIPSLEGLLQYLLWVFLPEANERSKLVLPGRGRVDYRAACFCHRELLTIGYVCSVCLSVFCKFSPICTTCHTVFKIGGPPIKPKKKKMKV, encoded by the exons ATGGCAGACGACGATG tgcCCTCCGACAGCAGTCTCCTTGTGGTAATAGTGGACACCAATCCCAATCAAAGATACATAATAGAGGACCCCAAAATGCTCACAAACGTCTTGGATGCTGTAGTAGCATTTAGTAACTCCCATTTAATGCAGAAAGCTAGTAATGAACTTGCAGTAATAGGCTGTCATTTTCATAAAAG TGAATACCTGTATCCAAGTCCTGGTAAACCTCTCGATGTAAGACAAATAGATGGACAGTATGAATTATTTACATTAGTTGAGAAGACCATCAAAATGAG ATTAGTCAATTTAATCAAAAGTCAACCACAAGAAGAGAAACCCGGAGAATCATTGCTGGCCGGCGCTTTGGCACTGGGACTCTGTTTTATTGCCAGA TCTCGACGTAGTGCCATTCCGGGTTTAAGGACTAGCAGCCGTATCCTCGTGGTCACGGGCAGCGCCGACACCGCTGCGCAGTACATCAACTACATGAACGTGTTCTTCACCGCACAG AAGGAGCAAGTCCTGATCGACGTGTGCTCTGTGGACAAACACTTGAGTCTGCTGCAACAGGGTTGCGACATCACGGGCGGCCTGTACCTGAAGATACCGAGCTTGGAGGGCTTGCTGCAGTACTTACTG TGGGTTTTCCTGCCGGAAGCCAATGAGAGAAGTAAACTGGTACTGCCGGGGCGGGGCCGCGTGGACTACCGCGCTGCCTGCTTCTGCCACAGGGAACTGCTCACCATCGGCTACGTCTGCTCGGTTTGCTTGAGTG TTTTCTGCAAATTCAGCCC
- the LOC101735747 gene encoding general transcription factor IIH subunit 3 isoform X1: MADDDVPSDSSLLVVIVDTNPNQRYIIEDPKMLTNVLDAVVAFSNSHLMQKASNELAVIGCHFHKSEYLYPSPGKPLDVRQIDGQYELFTLVEKTIKMRLVNLIKSQPQEEKPGESLLAGALALGLCFIARSRRSAIPGLRTSSRILVVTGSADTAAQYINYMNVFFTAQKEQVLIDVCSVDKHLSLLQQGCDITGGLYLKIPSLEGLLQYLLWVFLPEANERSKLVLPGRGRVDYRAACFCHRELLTIGYVCSVCLSGEFTTLRHFEKAARHENPLVVAAGNYIPDPVDQ; this comes from the exons ATGGCAGACGACGATG tgcCCTCCGACAGCAGTCTCCTTGTGGTAATAGTGGACACCAATCCCAATCAAAGATACATAATAGAGGACCCCAAAATGCTCACAAACGTCTTGGATGCTGTAGTAGCATTTAGTAACTCCCATTTAATGCAGAAAGCTAGTAATGAACTTGCAGTAATAGGCTGTCATTTTCATAAAAG TGAATACCTGTATCCAAGTCCTGGTAAACCTCTCGATGTAAGACAAATAGATGGACAGTATGAATTATTTACATTAGTTGAGAAGACCATCAAAATGAG ATTAGTCAATTTAATCAAAAGTCAACCACAAGAAGAGAAACCCGGAGAATCATTGCTGGCCGGCGCTTTGGCACTGGGACTCTGTTTTATTGCCAGA TCTCGACGTAGTGCCATTCCGGGTTTAAGGACTAGCAGCCGTATCCTCGTGGTCACGGGCAGCGCCGACACCGCTGCGCAGTACATCAACTACATGAACGTGTTCTTCACCGCACAG AAGGAGCAAGTCCTGATCGACGTGTGCTCTGTGGACAAACACTTGAGTCTGCTGCAACAGGGTTGCGACATCACGGGCGGCCTGTACCTGAAGATACCGAGCTTGGAGGGCTTGCTGCAGTACTTACTG TGGGTTTTCCTGCCGGAAGCCAATGAGAGAAGTAAACTGGTACTGCCGGGGCGGGGCCGCGTGGACTACCGCGCTGCCTGCTTCTGCCACAGGGAACTGCTCACCATCGGCTACGTCTGCTCGGTTTGCTTGAGTGGTGAGTTTACTACTCTCAGgcactttgaaaaggcggcacgacatgagaaccctcttgtcgtggccgctggaaactacatacccgatcctgtagaccagTAG